tttaaaatttatttttagttttctaaatatctcttaaaaataagtaGTCAAacaaaattgtgattttatttcaaaatattattatataagtaaaataaaatttattgatattttttgttgtaattgaaagatatagtcaactaaatatatggaaaataaataaaacatttcaatagtactaattataaactatttttagccaattaaacatatatcagtttatgttacttaattattttatgtactcatctaagaaaattgatagatatatacaaatatttctattactttgaattttttttattgtttaaaattttgttttaaaagaaatatttcgttttctaatatcaagattatctgtgtaaattatttttaatgaaatcacattatattcaaatttatatttatcatctaagaaaatatagatataaagaaagtattttattacttcaaaagtatattttatgtcatttaaaaatattttttaaatgtaatattactattttttaacttttccttttttacgaaatcatattatatatacatatattttcgtttttcaattcgtgttttaactttataaaacttttccctttttattataataattgattgctacttacttttaattttaaattaatttataatttatatgcatcatttatattaataatattatattactttaattatacatatgattttatatatgttatatctaatcgGCTTAGTTGTTTTTCAGTCGATCTAGTTATCATTTGGATTCAAAcgtacatatattttcgtttttcaattcgtttttttaactttataaaacttttccttttttattatatgtatatgtttttggaaaattttaaaaaggaaactaaatagaaaaataaataattatattttaaatgtaatatttttaattcattatgggtatcagtgtaatcaactATCATGAGAGTTAACGTAAGAGCGACACAtaagaaactgacttctcaaataatattatagagatgtaaaatatattccttcttgattttttttttatatttggaaTGAATTTTGCCTAATATCATGTGGCCAAGCATATTATGATACTCTACGAGTTTTCTATTTGagttctaaaatattttttatattgtcgatttttttttaagaatcgtATTGTAAAGTTTCGAAAGATAGCACAATATTTGCAACTGTAACGAACCAAAAATGCTCCTTTAAcgtaatatttacattttataaatcTAAGACATTTTTTCTGTGGTCAGTCTAAGACAGTATATATATTGGTTTGGCGTGCTTTGCTTATTCACCTCTCAAGAGGTCGACATGGTTGGTAAAAAGATAGGTCGACCGTCCACATGGGTTTTGGACTTTTTGTCAATAGGAGTTCTTTGAGATTATTTAAACCTTTGTGGAATAACTTTTATGAAACATATAACAGTTGTTAATTacaacttgatatatatatgtaacacaTAAAAAGCAATCAATTATAGTGTAATACAACTTGTTAGCCTAGCTATAGGGGTATATGCCGTTGATAGCtatgtaatttaattttgaaaccaGAAGTAGTCTCTAATACTGACTAATTGACCCACGGTTTTCTCCACTAATCAATTTTCAACTCTTAATTAATCTATCAACATTGCTTTGAATcttttcatcaaaataatttttataacagaTGTATATATGGGTGTATCCCTTTAATATTAAAAGATGAACATTTTTTAAGACTAACCTTATGTTCATGTATTATTAACCAACATGTCATTTCCTATGTGGCAACACCATATTCACTCTCACACTCTCTAATTAAAAACCCTCTCTTTACTAGATTTATTACATTCTTTgccattatttattaattatagcTTAGCataatgttttaatagtatattttgGTAACGTACAATCTCAATGTAGACGAAAGAAGTAACCGGTTATTTGGTAATgtgttttatatcattttaaaaccggttgacatatattatattacatatgACTACTATACTCGAATGTTGTTTAAATGTATACTCGAGATCACACTATATCAAATGAGATTATAACTTGAAATcggtttaatgtatttttcttaatgaagattataatttataatttgaaatcGGTTTAATGTATCTTTACATGTGATCTTAATGAAGATGATATCAAAACCGAGTGTTGCTTTTGTTGTGTTACTTTTCGATTTTATGTTAATgtgttttatatcattttaaaaccggttaccatatattatattacataaaaaataCTAAGGAATCTCATTTTCATATCGAATATAtcacactatatattatatcacaTATGAAAATAATCAATGATATACTCGAGATCCTTGGCAATGTTGATAACCATCTATCAATgcaataaattagaaaatatggCAATTATGGTATTGATTGccataatataattttgaaagaTCATAAAGGCATTGTCAACCACACAATACTTGAGTGATAATGCATGATTGCCGTATGAATATTTCAAATTAGGAAATATGAAGCTAAATATAACACTAATTCCGGTTATATATGTACTCATTAATATTGGCCGAATTTGGTAATGGAAATTCATCGTCGAAACCGAatcatataatcatatttttgatCTTCACTGactaattttgaatttaatttagttGACTAGAATCTCAGTTTGTTTCCTATACTATTCCAATAAATTTGCATAGCAACGATCAAGGCAAGTTttcaaaattcagtattttgaatataaagGGGATGTGAATATTTTGCCTTGGacataattttaattgattttacgGAAAAAATTATGGCAAATGGCTATAATTGCCCTCGGCCCGCGTCttgcatatataaatacaaGGCCGTATGATTACATCTCCTCATCCGTAAAGTAGTAtccttatattttgtttctttcatattttagtattattttgcttatgtttcgttttattttatatttataatttagtttatgaaaacaataattttattgcTTTTGTTTCGTTTTTATCTTTgcttcataatttatttttatataagttttttgcTTACTCTTATAGATTCATTTCCACGAAATATActtcaattaaaaaaacaaatacacaagtttttttttaaatccaagcTTACTTTATATAGACATACACAATTTCGTTGAATCCCCCTTATTATATAACATGTAATATTTCTTTCTAACACTATTAACTTTCTAATACCTATTGATTCAAAAATCTCTTTAAATCTTTTCGTCCCGCGCAGGGCGCAGGTTATCATCTAGTATTACTGTATTGTTGAGTGGTTAATCAAAGACTAATGGAGATATTTGATTGGTTATATAGCATCATCATTAACTAGTTTTTTAACAACCAAGTAAAATAGAATGTGGCAAGTATATCTAGCAAATCAGGAAACAATATCGCGAAacttatattaagaaaatattatcttCGGATTTTATGGAATCATCCCATAAAAGATTTAATTATTGAGACGTTCATTTAATACGACAATTAACATTGATGATGAGGAAGCATTAATTCattatttacataaaaacaatatatatatggagAACGGAGAAGCTTCATTTGTAATACTGTTTCTCAATAGACATAAATCGTGACACTATTTCTCAAAGAACACGGGTGATCTCAGTATGGAGAACGGAGAAGCTTCATTGACCACTTGCTTGCCTTTCAAGGAACAAAAGCCCATGCAAACACCTAACTTGGCGGTGAAGCAACGAAATGGgagaaaacaacaaaaccctaaaaccaccAAAGGGCGACAGAGGATAGAGATCAAAGAGATCCAAGAAGAGAACCGAAGGCAAGTGACGTTTTCGAAACGCCGAACCGGACTTTTCAAAAAAGCAGCCGAACTAAGCGTACTCTGCGGAGCACAGATTGGTATCATAACATTTTCACGTTGCGAAAGGATCTACGCGTTTGGTAACGTGAACACACTCATCGAAAGTTACTTGCGTAAGACTCCGGTGATGCTAAGGTCTTATTACGGCGGTGATGTGGCAACCGGAGTGGACGGAGATGGTCCGATGTGGTGGGAGAGGGCGGTGGAAAGCGTGCCGGAGGAAGAGATGGATGAGTACATGAAGGGGTTGAATGGTTTAAGGGAGAATTTGTGGACAAGGATCTGCGAGATGAGTGGTGATCCAACGGCCCAGATGAATGCTCAGATATGTCCAGATCTGATGGCTCCGGTGAACTGGAAACTGATGGATGAAAATCTAACGGTTAAGAACGATCAAGGTCAAGCAGGTTATGATGGATATTAAGGCTTAGAGGCGGTtcagtttatgtctcaaagccATAAACAATGAAGATTGCAAATGATCATTTTCCATTATCttctaaaatagtaaaattttagAGAAATTTCAAGTTCCACCATTTTGTTATTCTACGTGTGGTTTATATTAACAATTTGGTTGAGTTTCtttttatctattctattaaaacaggaaCATGTCCTATTGATATAGGTTTGGtctaactattttaatacaattattaaaaaaaattattaatcatttaagataaatattatacaaacaaaaacatatatataactcaaaacacaaatataaaaattaaatttcaacaaaaacgtaaaacaaaatatatacccgcccttttaagggcgggtcaaaatctagttgtgatcttaaaattattatgtcaTCAGTATGGAGTCTAAGCAGGTTCAAAGTAGaggtttttttttcaagtaGATAATATGAgaattatttagaaattatgacacatatattaaagaaaaccaaatattaATTAGTAGATTATAAGAGATAAAAGATGGAAACATATTATcattttagaaaatgtttacaTCATCTACGAAAGagtaatcaaaattaaattaatttatgaatCAAAGTTCAGTTCAATTCAACTTCTGAACTGTTTTGCCAAATCACAAGTGCCTGATTAAACAAACATAGACAGAGATTGATCACACTTTAAAAGCCTCTCTGCAGCTTCAAGGGGTCACAGTGCTTTCTTCATCACAAAACTCGTCCATGAAGCTTTTATGGAACTCTGTAAAACGGTTCACTATCGCCTTCTTAAACGCCTGGAACATGGCACTTCAGATGCACAATCTGGTGCTGTCTTTGCAGCCTCTGCAGCTTCAATAGCCTTTCTAGGACGATTAATCCGAGGAAAAGAGATACATAGTTCCTTCAGATTTGTTACATGTTACACCTTCCAAGTTGTTAAGACACTAGTCTTCACATTCATTGTTCAAGCTTATGAACATATACACAAAGAGACTAAAAACATTGTCTTCCAAAGGTTAATGTAATCTCTTGACTAACCTTTGCACGTTTAGCCACTTAAGAGAGAATACCATCTCTTTCTACCATGTATGAGTCATAAGAGTCGTCTCCAGGCTGATCAGATATATAAAAGACTGATTATTAGTCCTTTATTCAGGTGCAAGAAGTTAGCGAAAAACGGTTAAGAGAGTACCTTGGGTGGGCTCATGAAAAGGCTAGTAAGAACTTGACCAGAGATGTTAGAACAAAGATTCACAGAAGCTACTTTGTAATTGTTCTCTTAAATCAGAAGTGAAACTAGTAACCTCTCCATGATACCTCCTCTCTTCCCACATTCTCCATAGTAACCTTTGGAGACTGATTGGAACGAGACCAAGGCGATATCTTTTTCTCCATATCCCATAGACCGAGCCATTTTCTTGAAAGAATGAAAATTTCTTGTCACGGACGTAAACATATTCTTGGTAAACCTCGTCAGCTAAAAGAACCAAACCTTCTTTCTTGCAAAACTCAACAATGTCACGCTGGTTTTCTACTGGAAGAACCTTGAACACAAAAGCTGAAAAACATCACAGGAGATAACACTTCTCAGTCTTAAGTCTTGAAAAGCTGTTTCTTACCTGACCAGTGGGGTTACCAGGGTTTATGAAAACCAAGGCTTTTACAGTAATGCCCTTAGATCTAGCTTCCTCTAGTTACTTCTTAAGTTCAGATATCTCCAGTCCCCATCCTATTGCTTCATCAAGATAGTATGGAACCTAAGCGAACAATGATAGTCAAAAGAAAAATGGTCCCAATATGATTGTTCCATAATGCTTAAATGAACATACCAGAGATCCACCGTGGAGGGAAACTGAAGCAGAGTACAATGGATACTGAGGTAAACTTATGTTTAATTGCTTTTGTATGCAAGATGGGTTCGATATGGGAAGAATTAGCTCCAAGATTCAAGGATCGTCTTGAACAAGGTAAAGTCAGGTGCTATGGTTTCTCTGATAGCGGTTAGCCGAAGGCTTCAGAGTCGTGAACAAAAGGTTTTAACTGAAAATTTACAtcttctttagtttttaaaaatgttcTAAAAGATAATTGTAGCTGATTTTACAGTGTTATGAAACCCTATGCTGGTGCAGTATGTTCTACAAATAATAAATCCTTCAATTTCATTGTTCAACGGTTACTGTTTCTTGATAAGTACTACCTTGGTTGCCAAGATAAGTCTCCATGGGAGTTGGCACCTGGTGCAAAGATATGCGTGTCATGGGTTGTTTGATCCTTCAATACACGTATTTTCAAGTTATGAAAGGTAcgtttccttttcttcttgtgTTTACAAAACAGTTTCATTGGATTTAACTCCAAGTTTAGCTTTTCATGCACGTTCACAGTATTTTTCCCAAAATTTTCTCAATTCTCACAAAATCTTATACACCCATGCATAACAAGCTTTTAGTTATATGACACTCTTTGGCAAAGATGACTTGAAAAATAGACATTCAAATAGATTGAGAATTTGAAGGTTAGATAGCGTTCTtattctatcatattttttctCTCTAAGTTTTAATGAAGATAACCATAGTTAAggaattttcaagaaaaaaacatcataGTTAAAGCCTTTCTGGCTAGATAGATCTACCCTCAAATAAATCCTAgtacaaacaatatttttggtaTTACATTCCCAACGAACTTATAGAGGGCTAAGCCCAATCTAGTAACTGTAACAGTATCAAACTTATAGGATGGTTTCTTATGCTTCAATTACATTACAGCTTCTAGAAACAAGTTTAGATACACTGTTCTACACACATACAAAAGAGGAccgaagagaacaaaaaaaaaggatctaTGGTTCTCTTTCGGTGGTGCTCTGTTTCCTACTTCCTCCTACATCTTTGAGGGGATAGTTCCTGGTTCCAAAAAATACACAATCTTGGTGTCAATTGTACACATTCAAAAAGAGATATGTTTAAACATTGAAAACTGATTGGTGTGGTTTTGACTTTACTTGTTGTTTATAGGGTTAGAGCCCCTCCTTGGTATTCTCCGGAAGCTATATTTTTCACCTCTTGGAGACTCTTCTTTTGTCTCCTTGTTTATCTGCAAATCTCTCACAGCTTTACCAGAAGCAATATCCATGGAATCTGGGGCCATCTGCTGACCCTCTACACTATTCTTGCTGCTACACAAAGCTAGAAATAGCAGAATCAGAGCTGTTGAAGTTGACACCGATATATGGAACATCTTCATTGTGAATACTCCTTTTTGATATGTTTTTATCTTGGAGATTTTAGGTTGTTCTGTTTCTGAGGCTGCAGCTGAGGAAACTTTTGGTTAGCTAACTATGTTtgagttaaaaagaaaaaagagagagagagagattgaaacTCTTGTTGCTTTGTAGATTGTATTATTGTTCTAAGAGACTTTTTGGGATCTAATCACGTGATCTAGTTTGACTGTTGTGCCAATAATGTTTATTCTTCTACACTTGTATTTCAGATAGTGAGGATATCTTCTTTAATCTAATGATTTCAGATTAGTCCTCGCATACACACATGCAAACACATTCATTCACTGATGATTAGCCTTCACTGATTAACAGCTCATGTCTTTATAATAGTCATCAActgctttgtttttctttgtattttagtTACAAGCTTTGAATAGATAATTAAAAAGGTGAAAAAGAATATCTTGCCGGTCTAGTTATGCAGTGCACAAGACCAAGTAAAATTGCTCAGTTAGTTTTCTTCGTCGTCAGTACCAGCCGCTTGCTATTTCTTCTGTCTTGTCtatgttgagctcattgtagctctaGAGTTTTGCTTCTTGATGAATTTCATAGTTCATgcataaaatcatatgatttTTAACTTTAGAATGACAATGTATTGTGTTAGAGTTGAGGAGCTTTCTGCAATCATTTGAACTTTatcaatctcataaattcaTTTATCAATATAGAACTCTTGTGTTGATCTGAGAAAACAAATGTTTTATGAACTCCAGTTGGGTGGCGACGTTTTTGAGCTAGGGCAAGCCGATGGAGTCAGGTTCATGGGTGGTCAGTGCCTTCGTCTCCTCGTTGGAGATCTTTCCTGTGGATCTGTAGGTACCAAGGTGGTGGAGAGGAAAGTGCTTAAACCAGCGTCGACCCTTTCTCCCGTCTGTTCAGATCGTTGGTGTATCACCAACTTTTTCCCGAACTCAGGAAATTTATGGCGCGTGGAGTCCTGATGAGGCTTCAATCCCAGCGGTCCTTCATCTTTAGCCTCTATTCTGTGAGGTCTCTGCTTGGCTGGGATTGAGTCTCGGCTTCTTGGTTCGTCCGGATCCGCTTGGCTCTGTTGAGATCATGTGGCTGGTTCTCAGTCGTGGGTGCGTGTGGGGAGCTTCCTC
This Brassica napus cultivar Da-Ae chromosome C6, Da-Ae, whole genome shotgun sequence DNA region includes the following protein-coding sequences:
- the LOC106394292 gene encoding MADS-box transcription factor 57, with amino-acid sequence MENGEASLTTCLPFKEQKPMQTPNLAVKQRNGRKQQNPKTTKGRQRIEIKEIQEENRRQVTFSKRRTGLFKKAAELSVLCGAQIGIITFSRCERIYAFGNVNTLIESYLRKTPVMLRSYYGGDVATGVDGDGPMWWERAVESVPEEEMDEYMKGLNGLRENLWTRICEMSGDPTAQMNAQICPDLMAPVNWKLMDENLTVKNDQGQAGYDGY